The Shewanella sp. NFH-SH190041 genome has a window encoding:
- a CDS encoding peptidylprolyl isomerase codes for MITENKVVTIDYSVTDETNQVIDSSEGREPLKYLHGAGNIIPGLEQALAGKQAGDVFEVTVVPEQAYGQYNPAHVQKVPADAFQGVDNVEVGMSFTAQGENGNFQVRVTAVEGDQVTVDANHPLAGKTLTFRGTVQEVRDATAEEAEHGHVH; via the coding sequence ATGATCACAGAAAATAAAGTAGTCACCATTGATTATAGTGTCACTGACGAAACTAATCAGGTTATCGACAGCTCAGAAGGACGTGAACCGCTAAAATATCTGCATGGTGCGGGCAATATTATTCCGGGATTGGAGCAAGCCTTAGCGGGTAAACAGGCTGGCGATGTATTTGAAGTTACTGTTGTTCCAGAGCAAGCCTATGGCCAATACAATCCAGCCCATGTGCAAAAGGTACCAGCGGATGCATTTCAAGGGGTAGACAACGTCGAAGTTGGTATGTCATTTACTGCTCAGGGTGAAAATGGCAATTTTCAGGTTCGGGTCACAGCAGTTGAAGGGGATCAAGTCACAGTTGATGCCAATCATCCACTGGCAGGAAAAACCCTTACTTTCCGCGGAACAGTGCAAGAAGTACGAGATGCAACGGCAGAGGAAGCAGAGCACGGACATGTGCACTAA
- a CDS encoding DUF2076 domain-containing protein — protein MTPQEKDLIANVARKLKDSPNKPKDAEAEQFINSEIASQPDIVYKLTQAVLVQEMALKELKQKNDYLQESTDYYRDESQRGSLSKMFGGSRPAPVPPQPVSRPSAFGGFMQTAAGVAAGMVAGNLISNMLFDHDTPAAETAAAPAADAATETAATDTAVPAADPSSAATETAAADTGSDSGFLNGNSGFSSDYTDPGFSGDNGFGSDSGFGGDDMFANNDNTDSGFFGGDSGDSGFFGGSDDFGGDDF, from the coding sequence ATGACCCCACAAGAAAAAGATCTTATTGCAAATGTTGCCCGTAAATTAAAGGACAGCCCAAACAAGCCTAAAGATGCTGAAGCTGAGCAGTTTATTAACAGCGAAATTGCCTCTCAACCGGATATCGTTTACAAGCTGACTCAAGCAGTATTAGTGCAAGAAATGGCACTGAAAGAGCTGAAGCAGAAAAACGATTATCTGCAAGAAAGCACCGATTATTATCGTGACGAATCTCAACGTGGCTCACTGAGCAAGATGTTTGGCGGCAGTCGTCCTGCCCCTGTACCACCTCAACCAGTTTCTCGCCCTAGTGCGTTTGGCGGCTTTATGCAAACAGCTGCTGGTGTTGCAGCCGGTATGGTTGCCGGTAATCTGATCAGCAATATGCTGTTTGATCATGATACCCCAGCTGCAGAAACTGCAGCAGCGCCTGCTGCTGATGCCGCAACTGAGACTGCTGCAACAGATACTGCGGTGCCAGCGGCTGACCCTAGCAGCGCAGCGACTGAAACTGCGGCGGCAGATACAGGCTCTGACAGTGGTTTTTTGAACGGTAATTCAGGTTTCAGCTCTGATTACACAGATCCAGGATTTAGCGGCGACAACGGTTTTGGGAGTGATTCAGGCTTTGGCGGCGATGATATGTTTGCCAACAATGATAACACTGACTCAGGTTTCTTCGGTGGTGACAGTGGTGACTCCGGCTTCTTTGGTGGCAGTGACGACTTCGGTGGTGATGACTTCTAA